From Streptomyces zhihengii, the proteins below share one genomic window:
- a CDS encoding ABC transporter permease: MSAGTYTPKPGAAPLARMISAQAAFETRMLLRNGEQLLLTVIIPSLLLVLFSTVDIVDTGAGEPVDFLAPGVLALAVMSTAFTGQAIATGFERRYGVLKRLGASPIPRWALMCAKTLSVLATEVLQILLLTVIAFGLGWSPRGNPLWVVLLLVLGTAAFSGLGLLMAGTLKAEATLAAANLVFLLLLVGGGVIVPLDRFPGGVADVLALLPIAALSDGLRDVLRDGAGVPWADMGILAVWAVLGLGAAARLFRWE; this comes from the coding sequence ATGAGCGCCGGCACGTACACCCCGAAGCCGGGCGCGGCACCCCTCGCCCGCATGATCTCCGCCCAGGCCGCGTTCGAGACCAGGATGCTGCTGCGCAACGGGGAGCAGCTCCTGCTCACCGTGATCATCCCGTCGCTGCTGCTGGTCCTCTTCTCCACGGTCGACATCGTCGACACCGGGGCGGGCGAGCCGGTGGACTTCCTGGCCCCCGGGGTCCTCGCCCTGGCGGTGATGTCGACCGCGTTCACCGGCCAGGCCATCGCGACCGGCTTCGAGCGGCGCTACGGGGTGCTCAAGCGGCTCGGCGCCTCGCCGATCCCCCGCTGGGCGCTGATGTGCGCCAAGACGCTCTCGGTGCTGGCGACCGAGGTCCTCCAGATCCTGCTGCTGACGGTGATCGCGTTCGGCCTCGGCTGGTCCCCGCGGGGCAATCCGCTGTGGGTGGTACTGCTGCTCGTCCTCGGGACCGCCGCCTTCTCGGGGCTGGGGCTGCTGATGGCGGGGACCCTGAAGGCGGAGGCGACGCTGGCCGCGGCCAACCTGGTCTTCCTGCTGCTCCTGGTGGGCGGCGGCGTGATCGTGCCGCTGGACCGCTTCCCCGGGGGCGTCGCCGACGTGCTCGCGCTGCTGCCGATCGCGGCCCTGTCCGACGGCCTGCGGGACGTGCTGCGGGACGGTGCGGGAGTGCCGTGGGCCGACATGGGCATTCTCGCCGTGTGGGCCGTGCTCGGACTGGGTGCCGCAGCCCGGCTCTTCCGCTGGGAGTGA